The genomic window GCCAGTCGGGACCGCCGCCGTCGAGCGCCTGGGCCTCGAGCAGCTCGCCGATGACCTGGTCGTGCTCGGCGCCCGTGAGGAGCGTGACCGCCCGGCCGGTGCGCGCGCGGACGAGGTCGTACGCCACGGCGTTCGCGGTCCGCGCGAGCGCCCCGCGCGTGGTGAGCCCGAGCCGCACGGCGAGCGCGTCGCGCAGGCTCGCCGCCGTGCGCCGCGTGGCCGCGAGCATGAGCACCGCGGCGGGGTCGAGCCCGCCCGCCACGCGCTCGGCGACCAGCTCGATCGCGAGCCGGGTCTTGCCCGAGCCGGGCGCCCCGAAGACGGCGGCGTGCCCCTCGCCGACGAGGTCGCCGACGGAGCGGACGGGGGGCGCGTCGAGCTGCATGCCGCCCACGGTATCCGTGTCCGCCGACAGTGAACGTGACGGGGCCCGCCGCCCGCGTGTCGTAGTGTGCTGTCAACGACAGAAAGGCGAATCGTGGACCTTCGCATCGGCATCCAGAACTCCCCCCGCGAGCTCGCGTTCGAGACCTCGCAGACGGCGGCGGAGGTCGAGCAGGCCGTCGCCGCGGCACTCTCCGGCCAGGCGCCGGTGCTGCGCCTGACGGACGCGAAGGGCACCGTGTACGTGGTCCCCGCCGCGGCCCTCGCCTATGTCGAGATCGGCACCGAAGAGGCGCGCCGCATCGGGTTCGTCGGCTGATGGAGCTGCTCTTCGTCACGCTCGGCGGCGCGATCCTCGGCCTCGGCGCGCGCTACGCGCTGCCCCGCCGGCACACCTACGGCGTGGTGCTCGTGCCCGCGATCGGCGCGGCCGTGGCCGCCGTCGCGTGGGTCGCGCTCACCTGGCTCGGCCTCGCCTGGGACGGCGGCTGGATCTGGGCGATCTCGCTCGTCGTCGCCGGCCTCGCCGCGGCCGGGACGGCGCTGCTGATCGGGCCGCGCCGCGAGCGCGACGACGCCGACACCTTCGCCCGGCTCGCGAAGTTCGGGCTCGCGCACCGCTGAGTCCGCGCGGTCGCGGGCACGCCCGGGCGACCCGTCGAGCCCGCGGCCTCAGGCCGTGAGCCCCAGCGCGTCCATCCGCCTCGTGTGCGAGGCGATGAGCTCGGTGAACACGGGCTCGACGTCGGCGCCGAGCGCCCCCGTCGACTCCGAGGCGCGCAGCGCCGACCGAGCGACGAGCAGGGTGTCGCCCACGAGGCTCCGACCCCAGAGCGCCAGCCGGTCGGCGAGCGTCGGGTCGGCCGCGATCGCGCGCTCAAGCTCGCGCTCGACGACCTCGGCGATGTCGCGCTCGGCGAGGACGGCCCGCACGCGCGTGCCGAGCTCGGCGGGCATCCCCTCGGCGAGGCGCGAGAAGTAGTCGTCGAGCATGCCCGACGTGATGTGGATGCCGAGCAGCAGCTCGGTCCAGTCGGCCCCGGAGGTCGCCTGCCGGAACCGGTCGGTCGCGGGGGCGAACGGCGCCATGACCTCCGAGGGCTCCTCGCCGAGGCGGCGCAGTTCCGAGATGAGCTCGTGGTGCTTGCGCAGCGCGACGCCGGCGGCGGCGCTCAGGCCCTCCTTCGCGCCGAGGTCGGGCGCGGTCGCGACGGCCTTGGCGAGGCTCTCGAAGAACTCGAGCTGGATGTACGCCGCCTGGCCGAGGAAGGCCACCTGATCGGGCACGACCTCGGTGAAGTCGATGCGCGTGAGCTCGGTCGGCGCCACGCGCGGACGCGTCCGCGGCGCATCGGGCCGCGGCAGGCGGGGCTTCGACCAGTTCACCACGCAGGACAGCATATCCGGGGGCTCCCAGCGCGCTCGGATAGGCTGGTGGGGCACGCGGGCGATGGAACCGCGGCCGTGCGCCTGGGATCGGAACAGGGCGCACCTTCAATTCCGCATCACCGACAGGCAGATCACGTGACCACGTTCACCGAACTCGGCATCGCGCCCGACATCGTCGAGGCCCTCGCCGGGAAGGGCATCCTCGATGCCTTCCCCATCCAGGAGCAGACCATCCCGCTGGCCCTCACCGGCCAGGACATCATCGGCCAGGCCAAGACCGGCACGGGCAAGACCTTCGGGTTCGGCCTGCCGCTCGTCCAGCGCCTCGGCGACGACCCCGAGCCCGGCGTCAAGGCCCTGATCGTGGTGCCGACGCGCGAGCTGTGCGTGCAGGTCACGGAAGACCTCGAGCTCGCGACGTCCAACCGCCCGACGAAGATCGTGTCGATCTACGGCGGCAAGGCGTACGAGGGCCAGATCGAGCAGCTCAAGGCGGGCGCGCAGATCGTCGTCGGCACGCCGGGCCGCCTCCTCGACCTCGCGAGCCAGCGGCTGCTCTCCCTCAAGGCCGTGAGCGAGATGGTGCTCGACGAGGCCGACAAGATGCTCGACCTCGGCTTCCTCGCCGACATCGAGAAGCTGTTCTCGCAGACGCCCGCGACCCGTCACACCATGCTGTTCTCGGCGACCATGCCCGGCCCGATCGTCGCGCTCGCGCGACGTTTCATGTCCAAGCCCATCCACATCCGCGCGAACGACCCCGACGAGGGCCTCACGCAGGCGAACATCAAGCACCTCATCTACCGCGCGCACTCGCTCGACAAGGACGAGGTGATCTCGCGCATCCTCCAGGCCGAGGGGCGCGGCAAGACCGTGATCTTCACGCGCACCAAGCGCGCGGCGGCCAAGCTCGTCGAGGAGCTCAACGACCGGGGCTTCAACGCCGCCGCCGTGCACGGCGATCTCAACCAGGATCAGCGCGAGCGGGCGATGGCCGCGTTCAAGGCCGGCAAGAAGGATGTGCTGATCGCCACGGACGTCGCCGCGCGCGGCATCGACGTCGACGACGTGACGCACGTGATCAACCACACGATCCCCGACGACGAGAAGGCCTACCTGCACCGCGTGGGCCGCACCGGCCGCGCGGGCAAGACCGGCATCGCCGTGACCTTCGTCGACTGGGACGACCTGCACAAGTGGGCGCTGATCAACCGCGCCCTCGAGTTCGGCCAGCCCGAGCCGACCGAGACCTACTCGTCGAGCCCCCACCTGTACACCGACCTCGACATCCCCGAGGGCACGAAGGGGCGCATCAAGCCGGCCGCGGCGGCGCCGCCGACCCGGTCGAGCACCGCGGGCCGTCGCGAGGGCGAGAAGGCGGCGGATGACGCGTCGCGCCCCGCACGTTCGCGCTCGCGTCGCCGGACCCGCTCGGGTGCGCCCGTGGGCGAGGCCGCGGCGTCCGCCGACGGTCCCGAGAGGGCCGGCGCCTCGGACGAGTCGAAGCAGCCCGGCGCGGGCACGCACGACGGCAAGGGTGCGGAGCACCACGACGGCAACGCCGCCCCGCGTCGCCGTCGGCGTCGCCGCGGCCCCCGCACGGGCGGCGCGGCGCCGATCGCGTAGCCTCCCCGGCGCGGCCTACCGCGCGGGCTCGCCTGCGAGCGGCAGCACGGGCCGCGCCCCCGTCGCCTCGGCGACGAGGCGCGCGACCACGTCGGGATCCGTCACGTACTCGCCGATCCGGTTCGCCTTGCCGAGCCCGTGGTAGTCGCTCGACCCCGTGACGGCGAGACCGAGCCTGGCCGCCAGTGCGCGCAGACGCGGCCTGGATGCGGCGGTGTTCTCCGGATGGTCGACCTCGAGGCCGAACAGCCCCGCGTCGACGAAGCGGCGGAGTCGCTCCTCGGTGAGCACCTCCTCGGCGCCGCGCGTACCGGGGTGGGCGAGCACCGGGACGCCGCCGGCGGCGCGGATCAGCCGGATGCCCGTGAGCGGGTCGGGCGCGTAGTGCGGCTGGGCGTAGCCGGCACGCCAGTGGAGGATGCCGGCGAACGCCTCGGAGCGCGTGGCGGCGTGGCCGCGGGCGACGAGCGCGTCGGCGATGTGGGGCCGCCCGATGGTCGAGCCGTCCGTCGTCTGGGCGAGCACGTCGTCCCACGTGAGGTCGTAGTCGGCGGCGATCCGGCGCACGATGCTCTCGGCGCGCGTGAGTCGCGACGCGCGGATCCGCTCGGTCTCCTCGCGGAGCCCCGCGTCGAGCGGGTCGACCAGGTAGCCGAGCACGTGCACGCTCGAGAACTGCACGCGGGTCGAGAGCTCCATCCCGGGGATGAGGATGAGGCCGGCGGCCCGCGCCGCGTCGGAGGCCTCGGCCCATCCCGCGGTCGAGTCGTGGTCGGTGATGGCGAACGCCCGGAGGCCCGCGCGCGCGGCCGCGCCGACGAGCTCTGCGGGGGTGTCCGTGCCGTCGGAGACCGTGGAGTGCGTGTGCAGGTCGGCCGCGACGTGGACGGGGGGTTCGGCCATGCTCCCATCGTAGGCGCGGCGTTCCCCGGCGACTCCCAGCCGACATGCGGCGGACTCGCGCCGTTCGCCGCCGGCGCTCCCCTACGCTGGGTCGGATGCTCCCCCGGATCCTCGGCTGGTCGGTCGTGCTCGGCACCGCGGCGGTCGCGGCCGTCCTGGCGTGGCCGCAGGCGTTCGGGCTGCAGGACCAGTGGATCGCCGCGCACGTCGTCGCACTGCGGGGCGCGGCGGCGGTGTGCGCCGGTGCGACGGCCGCGGTCTTCGGCCTGCTCGCGCTGACCGGTCCGGGCCGGCGGTTCGCCGCCGCCATGGCGACGATCCTCATGGTCTTCGCCGTGGGCAACGCGGGGGTGCTCGCCGCCCGCGGGCTGGGTGCCCCGCGGGACTCGGCCCAGGCCGCGACCGACTCGATCACCGTGCTCTCCTGGAACACGCTCGGCGAGGTGCCCGATGCGTCGACCATCGCGGGGCTCGCCCTCGACGAGGGCGCCGACGTCGTCGTGCTCCCCGAGACGACCGAGCCGCTCGGCGAGGACGTGGCGGTCGCGATGCGCGAGGGCGGCCGGCCCATGTGGGTGCACACGCAGGCCTTCGACGAGGTCGCCAAGGCGCGCTCGACCACGCTGCTCATCTCCCCCGACCTCGGCGACTACCGGGTCGTCAACGAGGCGTTCCCCGGCCCTCCCGGCAACACGAACACGCTGCCGAGCGTCGTCGCCGAACCGGTGGGCGGCGACGGCCCGCGCATCGTCGCGGTGCACGCGGTCGCGCCCATCCGCTGGGAGCTTCGCAACTGGCGCAGCGACCTCGACTGGCTCGCCGGGCAGTGCTCGGGCGAGGACGTGATCATGGCCGGCGACTTCAACGCCACGGTCGATCACTTCGCGGGACGCGGCGTCGACGGCGGCGACCTCGGCCGGTGCGCGGATGTCGCGGCGCGGGCCGGATGGGGCGGCGTCGGCACGTGGCCGACCCGCCTGCCGGCCCTCCTCGGCAGCCCCATCGACCACGTGATGGCCACGCCGTCGTGGAGCGTCGCGGACTTCCGCGTGGTCGAGGGGCTCGACGACGCCGGCAGCGACCACCGC from Agromyces aurantiacus includes these protein-coding regions:
- a CDS encoding DUF3107 domain-containing protein, producing MDLRIGIQNSPRELAFETSQTAAEVEQAVAAALSGQAPVLRLTDAKGTVYVVPAAALAYVEIGTEEARRIGFVG
- a CDS encoding PHP domain-containing protein; translation: MAEPPVHVAADLHTHSTVSDGTDTPAELVGAAARAGLRAFAITDHDSTAGWAEASDAARAAGLILIPGMELSTRVQFSSVHVLGYLVDPLDAGLREETERIRASRLTRAESIVRRIAADYDLTWDDVLAQTTDGSTIGRPHIADALVARGHAATRSEAFAGILHWRAGYAQPHYAPDPLTGIRLIRAAGGVPVLAHPGTRGAEEVLTEERLRRFVDAGLFGLEVDHPENTAASRPRLRALAARLGLAVTGSSDYHGLGKANRIGEYVTDPDVVARLVAEATGARPVLPLAGEPAR
- a CDS encoding endonuclease/exonuclease/phosphatase family protein, yielding MLPRILGWSVVLGTAAVAAVLAWPQAFGLQDQWIAAHVVALRGAAAVCAGATAAVFGLLALTGPGRRFAAAMATILMVFAVGNAGVLAARGLGAPRDSAQAATDSITVLSWNTLGEVPDASTIAGLALDEGADVVVLPETTEPLGEDVAVAMREGGRPMWVHTQAFDEVAKARSTTLLISPDLGDYRVVNEAFPGPPGNTNTLPSVVAEPVGGDGPRIVAVHAVAPIRWELRNWRSDLDWLAGQCSGEDVIMAGDFNATVDHFAGRGVDGGDLGRCADVAARAGWGGVGTWPTRLPALLGSPIDHVMATPSWSVADFRVVEGLDDAGSDHRPIVATLVRA
- a CDS encoding ferritin-like fold-containing protein produces the protein MVNWSKPRLPRPDAPRTRPRVAPTELTRIDFTEVVPDQVAFLGQAAYIQLEFFESLAKAVATAPDLGAKEGLSAAAGVALRKHHELISELRRLGEEPSEVMAPFAPATDRFRQATSGADWTELLLGIHITSGMLDDYFSRLAEGMPAELGTRVRAVLAERDIAEVVERELERAIAADPTLADRLALWGRSLVGDTLLVARSALRASESTGALGADVEPVFTELIASHTRRMDALGLTA
- a CDS encoding DEAD/DEAH box helicase; translation: MTTFTELGIAPDIVEALAGKGILDAFPIQEQTIPLALTGQDIIGQAKTGTGKTFGFGLPLVQRLGDDPEPGVKALIVVPTRELCVQVTEDLELATSNRPTKIVSIYGGKAYEGQIEQLKAGAQIVVGTPGRLLDLASQRLLSLKAVSEMVLDEADKMLDLGFLADIEKLFSQTPATRHTMLFSATMPGPIVALARRFMSKPIHIRANDPDEGLTQANIKHLIYRAHSLDKDEVISRILQAEGRGKTVIFTRTKRAAAKLVEELNDRGFNAAAVHGDLNQDQRERAMAAFKAGKKDVLIATDVAARGIDVDDVTHVINHTIPDDEKAYLHRVGRTGRAGKTGIAVTFVDWDDLHKWALINRALEFGQPEPTETYSSSPHLYTDLDIPEGTKGRIKPAAAAPPTRSSTAGRREGEKAADDASRPARSRSRRRTRSGAPVGEAAASADGPERAGASDESKQPGAGTHDGKGAEHHDGNAAPRRRRRRRGPRTGGAAPIA